A single genomic interval of Sebastes umbrosus isolate fSebUmb1 chromosome 9, fSebUmb1.pri, whole genome shotgun sequence harbors:
- the ankhd1 gene encoding ankyrin repeat and KH domain-containing protein 1 isoform X6, whose translation MQDAVAGTAMLTDGDGFEDEIDSVTPRSPAAAAAGMMGVGVGATPPGGVGLVGGIGIGGVGGKKVRLYGEPVGPAAERLDFKLAAAAVLSSGPGSGSDEDEVSEVESFILDQEDLDNPIMKTASELLLSSATDGVDLRTVDPETQARLEALLEAAGIGKLSTADGKAFADPEVLRRLTSSVSCALDEAAAALTRMRAENTLNAGQADNLVIFSRSLAEACSDGDVNAVRKLLDEGRSVNEHTEEGESLLCLACSAGYYELAQVLLAMHANVEDRGIKGDITPLMAAASGGYVDIVKLLLVHGADVNAQSSTGNTALTYACAGGFVDVVKVLLKEGANIEDHNENGHTPLMEAASAGHVEVARVLLEYGAGINTHSNEFKESALTLACYKGHLDMVRFLLEAGADQEHKTDEMHTALMEACMSQDGHVEVARLLLDSGAQVNMPADSFESPLTLAACGGHVELAALLIERGANLEEVNDEGYTPLMEAAREGHEEMVALLLAQGANINAQTEETQETALTLACCGGFLEVADFLIKAGADIELGCSTPLMEAAQEGHLELVKYLLAAGANVHATTATGDTALTYACENGHTDVADVLLQAGANLEHESEGGRTPLMKAARAGHLCTVQFLISKGANVNRATANNDHTVVSLACAGGHLAVVELLLAHGADPTHRLKDGSTMLIEAAKGGHTNVVSYLLDYPNNILSVPAPDLSQLTPPSQDASQVPRVPFQALAMVVPPQEPDRAPSNIATPPPVSSKGASKQRQAALQTGVPSSVGRGPEAEPLPPFHLCQPLECIVEETEGKLNELGQRISAIEKAQLQSLELIQGEPLTKDKIEELKKSREEQVQKKKKILKELQKVERQLQLKTQQQFTKEYMEAKGLKEEQEAGQSQGPGPGPGSTMSAAGPLPTITGAQVNTSSDTDEEANKDGEQDEQPGDEGEEEEEDDDEEEGSEEEADGEEDDYPKLPQVGTILYRDGPQPPQQPPLPPSPQAQPQPPPPPLQAAFVPIQPLPDYNPADYPGSTSPELQRVLVGQQMLGQQQQGQQLAGLGPGMIPQQAPDGLMVATPAQTLTDTLDDIMAAVSSRVPMLNTTTSPTPLSQPPTQMPSNIASPPSVLPLYPSVDIDAHTESNHDTALTLACAGGHEELVSVLIARGANIEHRDKKGFTPLILAATAGHVGVVEVLLDKGGDIEAQSERTKDTPLSLACSGGRQEVVELLLLRGANKEHRNVSDYTPLSLAASGGYVNIIKILLNAGAEINSRTGSKLGISPLMLAAMNGHVPAVKLLLDMGSDINAQIETNRNTALTLACFQGRAEVVSLLLDRKANVEHRAKTGLTPLMEAASGGYAEVGRVLLDKGADVNAPPVPSSRDTALTIAADKGHYKFCELLINRGAHIDVRNKKGNTPLWLAANGGHFDVVQLLVHASADVDAADNRKITPLMAAFRKGHVKVVQYLVKEVNQFPSDIECMRYIATIADKELLKKCHQCMETIVKAKDQQAAEANKNASILLKELDLEKSREESKKQALAVKREKRKEKRKKKKEEQKRKQEEEEGQKTKEDFSEMLELKEDSADEEEVPIEPPSATTTTTIGISATSTTFTTAFGKKRASVATTPSTNRKNKKNKTKDSPNEPIILQDPQVALAQHKADKNKIHGEPRGGGLTGGNSDSDPLDSTDCASESSSSGGKSQELNYLPDLTSSASSSSSSSSSSSSVPSSGAAQGLLRGLEKRHCPQPQTDGKVDNKVTVSISKATQKALDTSDSTSNSLPSPFKTMNLPVTSPNSKLSLTSPKRGQKREEGWKEVVRRSKKLSVPASVVSRIMGRGGCNITAIQDVTGAHIDVDKQKDKNGERMITIRGGTESTRYAVQLINALIQDPAKELEDLIPRNHIRAPGSKTTSASFPSSAGATSGSVTGPKALSSLVTSTGVSFQPSSSSSSPSSQAGGKIGKGLSSNVRQPFPVSLPLAYAHPQLALLAAQTMHQIRHPRLPMAQFGGTFSPAASTWGPFPVRPVSPGSANSSPKHNGGTNGTGGQARTNSTHSEHSNAASSGASVTTTNTTTTSAPNTSTAAASPHTPNPTPYNPQPSVPTPSSVRKQLFAPELKPAGVTPVCVAATSTSGNAVRGTGSPAHHSSTTTTAPQQPLGPISQTPIQPTKTEPSAVAPLGKDKPSLSVENQAVSVSESINSVGFTSPAMALPPKPEPRQQLPPPPSSAPSTEAPPPLLNPQPSSHHPSGPPPIHSHNVAHPNNTVPHFSAPAPRVSHRMQQPGPYYSLSEQQQQQQQTQQQQQQQSVFVPFNAQQEPMKQTQNQTSQSTNLPPQAQNQAQAQAQASLQVSSNMGMMNGSQMQHVANAGKPQQIPPNFGPAGLFNFSSIFDNNSQVANNQVWGACHLPARSPPEQSYSAPPAYMSMGQMENMMPPPPPDSSKAPGYRSASQRMVNSPIALTSYATSISGSPVYLHGHQAVGAPSFSRQHFSPHPWSASTSGESPVPPPSTVSSSALSTSSVPPPPQQKQGNSSQQDRKVPPPIGTERLARIRQTGSVNPPLLTTSYTASVGQGGIWSFGVGSASEAMSGWSQPLMSSHMMHPQLQAEQSAFSQHQPMEQDDTGIANPANNYHQPQHLPNSYMDFPKGMPMSMYGGTMLPPHPPMAEGPGGPMYNGLHAGDPAWSPIIKVVPNNADNSDPQQQVWPGTWAPHVGNVHLNHVN comes from the exons ATGCAGGATGCAGTAGCCGGGACGGCAATGCTGACGGACGGAGACGGCTTCGAGGACGAGATCGACTCGGTGACTCCTCGCTCcccagcggcagcagcagcagggatgaTGGGGGTCGGAGTAGGAGCGACACCACCGGGGGGAGTCGGACTAGTAGGGGGCATTGGGATCGGTGGTGTCGGCGGAAAGAAAGTACGTTTGTACGGCGAACCAGTGGGGCCTGCTGCAGAGAGACTGGATTTCAAACTAGCGGCCGCGGCCGTCCTCTCCTCGGGTCCCGGATCCGGCAGCGACGAAGACGAGGTTTCAGAG GTGGAGTCATTCATTTTGGACCAGGAGGACCTGGATAACCCCATCATGAAGACAGCTTCAGAGTTGCTTTTGTCCAGCGCCACAGATGGAGTAGATTTGAGGACTGTTGATCCAGAGACACAGGCTCGACTTGAAGCTCTACTGGAAGCTGCAG GCATCGGTAAACTGTCCACTGCCGATGGTAAAGCTTTTGCAGACCCCGAAGTGCTACGGCGACTGACGTCATCGGTGAGTTGCGCCCTGGACGAAGCTGCAGCAGCCCTGACCCGCATgagagctgaaaacacactcaaCGCCGGCCAAGCCGACAA TCTGGTTATTTTCAGCCGTAGTTTAGCGGAGGCGTGCTCAGACGGGGATGTCAACGCTGTGCGCAAATTGCTCGATGAGGGACGGAGCGTCAACGAACACACAGAAGAAGGGGAGAGCCTGCTGTGCCTCGCCTGCTCGGCTGGCTACTATGAACTTGCACAG GTTTTGTTGGCCATGCACGCTAATGTGGAGGACCGGGGCATCAAAGGGGACATAACGCCACTCATGGCTGCCGCCAGTGGAGGTTATGTCGACATCGTCAAACTGCTTCTGGTCCATGGGGCAGACGTTAATGCACAATCCTCAACGG GCAACACAGCTTTGACGTACGCTTGTGCCGGCGGATTCGTGGACGTGGTGAAGGTGCTGCTGAAAGAGGGTGCTAACATTGAGGACCACAACGAGAACGGACACACACCTCTAATGGAGGCAGCCAGCGCCGGCCACGTAGAGGTGGCCAGGGTACTCTTGGAGTATGGCGCCGGCATCAACACACACTCCAACGAGTTCAAGGAGAGCGCTCTCACACTCGCCTGCTACAAAG GTCACTTGGATATGGTGCGTTTTCTGTTGGAGGCCGGAGCAGACCAGGAACATAAAACAGATGAGATGCACACAGCACTGATGGAGGCGTGCATG TCCCAGGACGGCCATGTGGAGGTGGCACGGCTGCTGTTGGACAGCGGCGCGCAGGTCAACATGCCAGCCGATTCCTTCGAGTCGCCCCTCACCCTTGCAGCCTGCGGAGGACACGTGGAGCTGGCAGCCTTGCTCATAGAGAGAGGAGCCAACTTGGAGGAG GTTAATGATGAAGGCTACACACCTCTGATGGAGGCAGCACGAGAAGGCCACGAGGAGATGGTAGCACTGCTGCTGGCTCAAG GTGCTAACATCAACGCCCAGACAGAGGAGACCCAGGAGACGGCTTTGACTCTAGCGTGCTGCGGAGGTTTCTTGGAAGTGGCCGACTTCCTCATCAAAGCAGGTGCCGACATTGAGCTGGGCTGCTCCACACCTCTAATGGAGGCTGCACAGGAAGGCCATCTGGAGTTGGTCAAATACCTACTGGCTGCAG GGGCAAACGTTCATGCCACCACGGCAACGGGCGACACAGCGTTGACGTATGCGTGTGAGAACGGACACACTGATGTGGCGGATGTGCTGCTGCAGGCTGGAGCCAACTTG GAACACGAGTCTGAAGGGGGGCGGACGCCCTTGATGAAGGCAGCAAGGGCGGGACATCTCTGTACAGTGCAGTTCCTTATCAGCAAAG GTGCTAATGTGAACAGAGCTACTGCCAATAATGACCACACCGTGGTGTCTCTGGCCTGTGCTGGAGGACACCTGGCTGTGGTGGAGCTGCTGCTCGCACATGGGGCAGATCCTACACACAGACTCAAA GATGGTTCAACCATGTTGATAGAAGCTGCTAAGGGCGGCCACACCAATGTGGTGTCCTACCTGTTGGACTACCCCAACAACATCCTGTCTGTCCCGGCCCCTGACCTCTCCCAGCTCACGCCCCCCTCGCAAGATGCCTCTCAG GTTCCTCGTGTCCCATTCCAAGCTCTCGCCATGGTAGTGCCCCCTCAGGAGCCCGACCGTGCCCCATCAAACATCGCCACGCCCCCACCCGTCTCCAGCAAAG GCGCGTCCAAACAGAGACAAGCAGCCCTTCAGACCGGCGTCCCCAGCTCAGTCGGCCGGGGGCCTGAAGCGGAGCCTCTGCCGCCCTTCCACTTGTGCCAGCCTCTCGAGTGCATTGTGGAGGAGACGGAGGGAAAGCTGAACGAGCTGGGCCAGAGAATCAGCGCCATCGAGAAGGCCCAGCTTCAGTCGCTAGAGCTCATTCAGGGGGAGCCGCTCACCAAAGACAAGATtgaggagctgaagaagagcagagaagagcag gtgcagaagaagaagaaaatcttGAAGGAGCTGCAGAAGGTGGAGCGCCAGCTgcagctgaaaacacagcaacaGTTCACCAAAGAGTACATGGAGGCGAAGGGTTtaaaggaggagcaggaggccgGACAGAGCCAGGGCCCAGGCCCGGGTCCCGGAAGTACGATGTCCGCTGCGGGGCCGCTTCCCACCATAACAGGTGCCCAAGTAAACACCAGCTCTGACACCGATGAAGAGGCCAACAAAGACGGGGAGCAAGACGAGCAGCCAGGGGATGAAGGGGAAGAG gaagaggaagacgatGACGAAGAGGAGGGCTCGGAGGAAGAGGCCGATGGAGAAGAGGACGATTACCCCAAGCTTCCTCAGGTGGGCACAATCCTCTACAGGGATGGGCCACAGCCGCCACAGCAGCCTCCTCTGCCCCCTTCGCCACAGGCCCAGCCccagcctcctcctccgcctctccAGGCTGCCTTCGTCCCCATCCAGCCCCTGCCAGACTACAACCCCGCAGATTACCCGGGAAGCACCAGCCCAGAGCTGCAGAGGGTACTGGTGGGGCAGCAGATGCTGGGCCAACAGCAGCAGGGTCAACAGTTGGCCGGGTTAGGCCCAGGAATGATACCTCAGCAGGCCCCAGATGGGCTCATGGTAGCTACACCTGCACAGACGCTCACAGACACGCTGGATGACATCATGGCCG CTGTGAGCAGCCGTGTGCCCATGCTGAACACTACAACCTCACCCACGCCCCTGTCCCAGCCACCCACGCAGATGCCCTCAAACATCGCCTCGCCCCCTTCGGTCCTGCCCCTCTACCCCTCTGTCGACATCGATGCACAT ACGGAGAGTAACCATGACACGGCGCTGACGCTGGCGTGTGCAGGAGGACATGAGGAGCTTGTGTCTGTACTCATTGCACGGGGAGCCAACATTGAGCACCGGGACAAAAAAG GTTTTACTCCTTTGATCCTGGCTGCCACTGCTGGCCATGTCGGAGTGGTGGAAGTGCTCCTTGACAAAGGGGGTGACATTGAGGCTCAGTCAGAGAGAACCAAAGACACGCCCCTCTCCCTGGCCTGCTCTGGGGGACGCCAGGAG GTGGTTGAGTTGCTGCTGCTTCGGGGAGCAAATAAGGAACACCGCAATGTTTCCGACTACACGCCTCTCAGCCTGGCTGCTTCTGGGGGTTACGTCAACATCATCAAGATACTCCTTAACGCTGGAGCTGAGATCAACTCCAG GACTGGCAGTAAGCTGGGAATCTCTCCTCTGATGCTGGCAGCCATGAACGGCCACGTACCGGCAGTGAAGCTGTTGCTAGATATGGGCTCGGACATCAACGCCCAGATTGAGACCAACAGAAACACAGCTCTGACCCTAGCCTGCTTCCAGGGCCGGGCTGAGGTCGTCAGTCTGCTGCTAGATCGCAAGGCCAACGTAGAGCATCGCGCTAAG ACTGGTCTTACTCCTCTGATGGAGGCAGCCTCTGGAGGTTATGCCGAGGTGGGCCGTGTGCTTCTGGACAAAGGCGCCGATGTCAACGCTCCCCCTGTTCCCTCATCCCGAGACACTGCCCTCACCATTGCTGCTGATAAGGGCCACTACAAGTTTTGTGAGCTGCTCATTAACAG GGGTGCCCATATCGATGTACGGAACAAGAAAGGGAACACCCCTCTCTGGCTGGCGGCAAACGGCGGTCATTTTGACGTGGTCCAGCTCTTGGTGCACGCCAGTGCTGATGTGGATGCAGCCGATAACCGCAAGATCACCCCGCTCATGGCTGCTTTTCGCAAG GGTCATGTGAAGGTGGTGCAGTATCTTGTGAAGGAGGTCAATCAATTCCCATCAGATATTGAATGCATGAGATATATCGCCACCATCGCTGACAAG GAGCTGTTGAAGAAGTGCCACCAGTGCATGGAGACCATCGTCAAAGCCAAAGACCAGCAGGCAGCCGAGGCAAACAAGAATGCTAGCATTCTCCTCAAGGAGCTAGACTTGGAGAAG TCCCGGGAGGAGAGCAAGAAGCAGGCCCTGGCTGTTAAACGTGAGAAGCGCAAGGAGAAacgcaagaagaagaaggaggagcagaagaggaagcaggaggaagaggaggggcaGAAAACCAAGGAGGACTTCTCTGAGATGCTGGAGCTGAAGGAGGATTCAGCTGACG AAGAAGAGGTTCCTATTGAGCCTCCGAGTGcaaccaccaccactaccattGGTATATCTGCCACCTCCACCACTTTCACTACAGCTTTTGGTAAGAAGCGAGCGAGCGTGGCCACTACCCCAAGCACCAATCGCAAGAACAAAAAGAACAAGACCAAGGACTCGCCCAATGAACCCATCATATTACAGGATCCGCAG GTTGCACTAGCACAGCACAAGGCGGATAAGAACAAGATCCACGGTGAGCCACGGGGTGGAGGACTGACGGGTGGCAACAGCGATTCTGACCCCTTGGACAGCACCGACTGTGCCAGTGAGAGCAGTAGTAGCGGGGGCAAGAGTCAGGAGCTCAACTACCTCCCTGACCTcacctcctccgcctcctcctcctcctcttcctcctcctcttcctcctcagtccCCTCCTCAGGAGCAGCCCAGGGCCTCCTGCGCGGCCTTGAGAAAAGACACTGTCCTCAGCCGCAGACTGACGGCAAGGTGGATAACAAGGTCACGGTCTCCATCTCAAAAGCAACGCAAAA AGCTCTGGACACGAGCGACTCCACCTCCAACTCCCTGCCCTCTCCATTCAAGACCATGAATCTTCCCGTCACCTCGCCCAACAGTAAGCTCAGCCTCACAAGCCCCAAGAGAGGccagaagagagaagaaggttGGAAGGAGGTGGTCAGAAG ATCAAAGAAGCTGTCTGTACCAGCCTCCGTTGTGTCTCGTATCATGGGCAGAGGAGGCTGCAACATCACAGCCATCCAGGACGTGACGGGAGCTCACATTGACGTAGACAAACAGAAGGACAAGAACGGGGAGAGGATGATCACCATAAG AGGAGGTACGGAGTCTACAAGGTATGCAGTCCAGCTGATCAATGCTCTAATCCAAGACCCAGCCAAAGAGCTTGAGGATCTGATCCCCCGGAATCACATCAGGGCCCCAGGCTCTAAAACGACCTCAGCATCCTTCCCCAGTTCCGCAGGGGCCACAAGCGGCTCAGTCACTGGGCCCAAGGCCCTGAGCTCGTTGGTCACCTCCACAGGCGTCTCGTTCCAGCCCTCTTCATCCTCGTCTTCACCCTCCTCTCAGGCCGGTGGAAAGATCGGTAAGGGGCTGTCGTCAaatgtcagacagcccttcccCGTGTCTCTGCCCTTGGCGTACGCCCACCCTCAGCTGGCGCTACTGGCTGCTCAGACCATGCACCAGATCCGACACCCTCGTCTACCCATGGCTCAGTTTGGTGGCACCTTCTCTCCCGCCGCCAGCACCTGGGGACCCTTCCCTGTGCGTCCCGTGAGTCCCGGCAGTGCTAACAGCTCCCCGAAGCACAACGGAGGAACCAACGGCACTGGAGGCCAGGCCAGAACCAACTCGACCCACAGTGAGCACAGCAACGCAGCCAGCTCAGGAGCCTCAGTCAcgaccaccaacaccaccaccaccagtgctCCCAACACATCCACAGCTGCAGCCTCGCCTCATACCCCCAATCCTACTCCGTACAACCCCCAGCCGAGCGTCCCCACGCCCTCCTCCGTCAGAAAACAGCTCTTCGCCCCTGAACTCAAGCCTGCTGGTGTCAcccctgtgtgtgttgctgcCACATCTACTAGTGGCAATGCAGTACGAGGCACAGGTTCTCCTGCACATCACAGTTCCACTACAACCACCGCCCCTCAGCAGCCACTCGGACCTATCTCACAGACCCCCATCCAGCCAACTAAAACAGAGCCAAGTGCCGTCGCCCCTCTTGGAAAAGACAAGCCCTCTCTATCTGTAGAGAACCAGGCTGTTTCTGTCAGCGAGAGCATCAACTCTGTGGGTTTTACCTCCCCCGCCATGGCTTTACCCCCCAAGCCAGAGCCTCGACAGCAGTTACCTCCTCCCCCGTCCTCTGCACCATCCACAGAGGCTCCACCGCCCCTCCTCAACCCACAGCCCAGCTCCCACCACCCCTCAGGACCTCCTCCTATCCACTCACACAATGTTGCACACCCCAACAACACTGTACCCCACTTCTCAGCGCCTGCACCCAGAGTCTCCCATCGTATGCAGCAACCAGGGCCTTACTATTCCCtttctgagcagcagcagcaacagcagcagacgcaacagcagcagcaacagcaatcTGTGTTCGTGCCCTTCAATGCTCAGCAAGAACCCATGAAACAGACCCAAAACCAGACGTCCCAGTCGACAAATTTGCCTCCACAAGCCCAGAACCAAGCTCAAGCCCAGGCTCAAGCCTCCCTTCAGGTTTCTTCTAACATGGGGATGATGAACGGTTCCCAGATGCAGCATGTGGCCAATGCAGGCAAGCCTCAGCAGATACCCCCCAACTTCGGTCCTGCAGGCCTCTTCAACTTCAGCAGCATCTTTGATAACAACAGCCAG GTTGCAAACAATCAGGTGTGGGGTGCCTGCCATCTGCCAGCTCGATCACCTCCAGAGCAGTCGTACTCGGCCCCACCAGCCTACATGAGCATGGGCCAGATGGAGAATATGATGCCCCCACCTCCTCCAGACAGCTCCAAAGCTCCTGGCTACCGCTCTGCCTCACAGAGGATGGTCAACAGCCCCATCG CGTTGACCAGCTATGCCACCAGTATCTCTGGCAGCCCTGTGTATCTGCACGGTCACCAAGCAGTTGGCGCACCCTCATTCAGCAGACAGCACTTTTCCCCTCACCCATGGAGTGCATCCACATCAG GTGAATCTCCTGTCCCGCCTCCATCTACGGTGTCGTCCTCCGCCCTTTCCACCTCATCTGTGCCCCCTCCCCCCCAGCAGAAGCAGGGCAACTCCTCGCAGCAGGACCGGAAGGTTCCCCCACCCATCGGCACAGAGCGGCTGGCCAGGATCAGGCAGACAGGCTCCGTCAACCCGCCTCTGCTCACCACCAGCTACACGGCGTCCGTTGGACAGGGAGGCATTTGGTCATTCGGGGTCGGCAGTGCTTCGG AGGCCATGTCCGGTTGGTCTCAGCCCCTGATGAGCAGCCACATGATGCACCCTCAGCTGCAGGCAGAGCAGTCTGCCTTCTCTCAGCACCAGCCCATGGAGCAGGATGACACAGGCATTGCGAACCCTGCTAACAACTACCACCAGCCTCAGCATCTGCCCAACAGTTACATGGACTTCCCAAAG GGGATGCCCATGTCGATGTATGGAGGAACCATGCTGCCCCCTCATCCTCCCATGGCAGAGGGGCCAGGGGGACCGATGTACAATGGTTTGCACGCTGGTGACCCCGCATGGAGCCCCATTATCAAAGTGGTCCCAAACAATGCAGATAACTCTGACCCACAACAGCAG GTGTGGCCTGGTACCTGGGCACCCCATGTGGGCAATGTGCACCTGAACCACGTCAACTAG